The sequence GTCGGCGAGCCGCGTCTCGAGCGCCGGCACCTCCTCGGCGAACGCCTCGTCCTCCCGGGCGAGCTCGCGCGCCGCCTCGAGATCGTGGGATGCCGCGGTCCAGTCCTCGTGTGCCTTCACGATGCGCGACAGCTCGGCGTAGCGCCGGTTGACCCGCTTGGCCCGCGCCGCATCGGCGTGGACGGCGGGATCCGACAGCTCGACCTGGACCGCGGCGTGCTCCTCGATCAGCCCTTTGACCGACTCGAACATCCCGGGATCATGCTTCGACAAGGCTCAGCGGATGCTGTTGTCGTGCGCGTGGCTGTGACCGCCGCCGTGGGCGTCACGGGCAGGCGCCGGGATCGACTTCTGCATCTGCACGAGGAACTCGACGTTCGACTGCGTCTCCTTGAGCTTGCCGAGCACGACCTCGAGGGCCTGCTGGGGCTCGAGGCCCGCCAGCGCGCGGCGCAGCTTCCAGGTGATCTTGACCTCGTCGGGCGAGAGCAGCATCTCTTCGCGCCGGGTCGACGACGCGTTGACGTCGACCGCCGGGAAGATGCGCTTGTCGGCGAGCTGGCGGTTCAGGCGCAGCTCGCTGTTGCCGGTGCCCTTGAACTCCTCGAAGATCACGTCGTCCATCTTGGAGCCGGTCTCGACGAGAGCGGTCGCGAGGATCGTGAGCGATCCGCCGTTCTCGATGTTGCGCGCAGCGCCGAAGAAGCGCTTCGGCGGGTACAGCGCCGACGCGTCGACGCCGCCCGTGAGCACACGGCCCGAGGTCGGTGCCGAGATGTTGTAGGCACGGCCCAGGCGCGTGATCGAGTCCAGCAGCACGACGACGTCGCGGCCGAGCTCGACCAGGCGCTTGGCGCGCTCGATGGCGAGTTCGGCGACCGTGGTGTGGTCCTCGGCAGGGCGGTCGAAGGTCGAGGCGATGACCTCGCCCTTGACCGTGCGCTGCATGTCGGTGACCTCTTCGGGGCGCTCGTCGACGAGCACGACCATGAGGTGGACCTCGGGGTTGTTCGTCGCGATCGCGTTGGCGATCTGCTGCAGCACGATGGTCTTGCCGGCCTTGGGCGGGGCGACGATGAGTCCGCGCTGGCCCTTGCCGATCGGGGCGACGAGATCGATGATCCGCTGCGTGAGCTTCTCGGGCGCGGTCTCGAGGCGCAGGCGCTCCTGGGGGTAGAGCGGCGTCAGCTTGCCGAACTCGACGCGGGTCGCGGCATCCTCGACCGACAGGCCGTTGATCGCGTCGACCTTGACGAGCGCGTTGTACTTCTGGCGGCTGGACTGCTCGCCCTCGCGCGGCTGCTTGATGGCGCCGACCACGGCGTCGCCCTTGCGCAGGTTGTACTTCTTGACCTGGCCGAGCGAGACGTACACGTCGCTCTGGCCGGGCAGGTACCCGGTGGTGCGCACGAACGCGTAGTTGTCGAGCACGTCGAGGATGCCGGCGATCGGGATCAGGACGTCGTCCTCGCCGATCTCGGTCTCGAACTCGTCGGTGGTGTTCTGACCGCGGCGCTTGTTGCGCTGACGGCCGCGCGCGCCGCCCTGGGCGGGCTGGTCGTCGTCGGCCTGCTCGGGCTTGGCGGGCTCGGCCGGTGCCGCGGCCTGACCGTTCGGACGGTCGCCGTTCTGGCCGGTCTGCCCGCGGTTGCGGTTGCGGTTGCGGCTGCGGTTGCGGCCCCGGCTCGGGGTCTCGGCACCGTCGGCCTCGGTGGACTCCGTGGCCTGGCGGCCCTCGTCACCGGTCGCCTCGTCGGTGTCGCCGACGGTCTCGGCGGGAACCTCGACGGATGCCGCGGCCTCGGCGTCGTCGGCGGGTGCCGCCTTGGCCTTGCCCGCCTGGGCACGGCCGCGTCGCGCGGGACGCTTGGCGGGCTGGGTCTCGGCGGCCTCGGCAGACGCTGCGGGCGGCTCGGCGGACTCGGCGGGAGTCTCGGCAGCCTCGGCGGGGGCCTCAGCGGCCTCGGCCGGGGCCGCGGGGGCCTCCTCGGCGGCGGCGGCAGCCGGCGCCGCGTCGCCGCTCTTGGCCCGGCGCGGAGCCCGCTTGCGCGGCGCCTTGGCGACCGGGGCCTCCTCGGCGGGGGCCTCGGCCGGCGCCTCTTCGGCGACGACCGCCTCTGCGACCGCCTCGTCGGCGATGGCGTCGGCGACGACGGCTTCTGCGACGGCCTCCTCGGCCGCGGCCTCGGCCGCGAGCGCGGCATCGACAGCCTCTTCGGCGACGGCCTGAGCCGCCTCGGTCTGCTCGTCGGCAGCGGCGGCGACAGCCTCCTCGGCGTCGGCCACGATGGCCTCGACGACCGCCTCCTCGGCGACCTCGTCGGCCGCCTCGGCTTCTTCGACCGCCACTTCGGCGACCGTCTCGGCGACGTCGGACTGCTCGACGGCGATGCCTGAGTTCTCGACGGCCTCGGGCGCTTCCGCGCGCTCGTCGGCCGGAACGTCGGCGTGGATCTCGGAGATGGACTCCACGAGTTCTCCCTTGTGAAAACGAACGGGTTGTGCACGATCGCACGGCGCGGGATGGGGGCGTATGCCCATTCGACCGGTTGTCAGGCCCGTCGAATCACCCGCCGACGGGGTGAGGGACCGCGAGGGTACTCAGCGGACGTCGGCAGGTCAGAATGCCGTGCGGTGGATTCGCAGATTTGCGACGGAGGCCAGATTCACGAGTTACGTGGAACCCTCCGCGTACTCCCTCACTGTACCACCCTTGAAGTCTACGGCGAGCATCAGCGCCTCCCACGGGGTGTCGGTGACGGCCGTCGCGAGGGCGGCCGCCTCGAGCCGGCGGCCCGGGCCGTCGGCGAGCACGAGCACGCTCGGCCCCGCGCCCGACACCACCGCCGCGAAGCCCTCCGCCCGCAGCGCGCGCACGAGCCGGTCGGTCTCGGGCATCGCGCCCGCGCGGTAGTTCTGGTGAAGTTTGTCTTCCGTGGCGGCCTGCAGGAGTTCGGGGCTCTGCGTGAGCGCGGCGATCAGCAGCGCCGAACGCGACACGTTGAAGACGGCGTCCTCGCGGGGCACCTGCATCGGCTGCAGGCTGCGCGCGAGCTTCGTCGACATCGTGAACTCGGGAACGAGCACGAGCGGGGACACGCCGCGGTGCACGAGCAGCTTCTTGTGCTGCGGCCCGTCCTCGTCGACCCACGCGATGGTGAGGCCGCCGAAGAGCGCCGGCGCCACATTGTCGGGGTGGCCTTCGAGCTCGGTCGCGAGGCGCAGCAGCGTGTCGGGCCCGAACTCGACGTCGCCGTCGAGCAGTCCCTTCGCGGCGAGCAGGCCCGAGACGACGGCCGCACCCGAGGACCCCAGGCCGCGGCCGTGCGGGATCACGTTCTTCGCGACGAGGCGCAGCCCCGGCATCCGTCGCCCGACCGACTCGTACGCGTAGGCGATCGCGCGCACGACGAGGTGCGACGCGTCGCGCGGCACGTCGGCCGCGCCGGCGCCGTGGACCTCGATGTCGAGCTCGCCCTCGCGCAGAGCCGTCACGTCGAGCTCGTCGTAGACGCTCAGCGCGAGTCCGAGGGTGTCGAAGCCCGGCCCGAGGTTGGCGCTCGTCGCCGGCACCCGCACCACGACCCGGCGGCCGGGTGCCGGGACGACGGCTGCGTTCACGCGTGCGGTCCCTGCACGTCGACCGGCTCGGCGACCGCGGCGGGGACGAGATCGAGAACGGATGCCACTTCCGAGGTCGTCGCGTCGACCACGGTCGGCTCGACCTGCGAGCCGTCGGCGTTGCGCAGCGCCCACTGCGGGTCCTTCAGGCCGTGGCCCGTGACGGTGAGCACGACGCGCGCGCCCTTCGGCACGATGCCCGCCTCGACGCGGTCGAGCAGGCCCGCCACGCTGATGGCTGATGCCGGCTCGACGAAGATGCCGACCTCGCCGGCGAGCAGCTTCTGCGCGGCGAGGATCCTCTCGTCCTCGATCGCGCCGAACCAGCCGTCGGTGGCGTCGCGGGCCTCGAGGGCGAGATGCCACGAGGCCGGGTTGCCGATCCGGATCGCGCTGGCCACGGTCTCGGGGTCCTTCACGACCTCACCGCGCACGAGGGGCGCGGACCCGGCGGCCTGGAAGCCGAACATGCGGGGCACGCGCGTCGACACACCGGAATCGGCCTCTTCCCGGTAGCCGCGGGTGTACGCGGTGTAGTTGCCCGCGTTGCCGACCGGGATGAAGTGGAAGTCGGGGGCGTCGCCCAGCTGCTCGACGACCTCGTACGCCGCGGTCTTCTGACCGTCGATGCGGTCGGGGTTGACCGAGTTCACGAGGTGCACGGGATAGTGGTCGGCGAGCTCGCGGGCGATCTCGAGGCAGTCGTCGAAGTTGCCGCGGATCTGGATGAGCCGCCCGTTGTGCGCGACGGCCTGGCTGAGCTTGCCCATGGCGATCTTGCCCTCGGGAACGAGCACCGCCGCCGTGATGCCGGCGTGCGCCGCATACGCGGCGGCCGAGGCCGACGTGTTGCCGGTCGAGGCGCAGATCACGGCCTGAGCGCCGTGGTCGATCGCGCGCGACACCGCGACCGTCATGCCGCGGTCCTTGAACGACCCGGTCGGGTTCATGCCCTCGAACTTGACCCAGACGTCCGTGCCGGTGCGCCGCGAGAGCGCGGGTGCGGGGAGGAGCGGCGTGCCGCCCTCGCCCAGTGTCACGACGGTCGACGTGTCGGTCACGCCGAGGCGGTCGGCGTACTCGCGGAGGACTCCGCGCCAGACATGTGCCATTTCAGTTCCCTTCCACACGCAGGACCGATACGACGCGCTCCACGACGCCGCTCGCGGCGAGGCGGTCGACCGTCTCGCTGAGGTCCTGCTCCAAAGCCTTGTGAGTGCCGATGACCAGCCGCGCGATGTCGGCCTCCTCGCCGGCGACGGTCTGCTCGACGGTGGCGATCGACACGCGGCCCTCGCTGAGGATGCCCGCGACCGTGGCGAGCACGCCCGGCTGGTCGTCGACCTCGAGCGTGATCTGATACCGCGTGGTCACGCGCCCGATCGGAACGATCGGCAGGTTCGCGAGGGTCGACTCCCCCACGCCCACGCCGCCGGCGATGTGGCGGCGGGCCGCCGAGACGACATCGCCGAGCACCGCCGACGCGGTCTGCACGCCGCCGGCACCGGCACCGTAGAACATCAGGTTGCCGGCGGCCTCCGCCTGCACGAACACGGCGTTGTTCGCCCCGTGGACGCTCGCCAGCGGGTGGCCGCGTTCGATGAGCGCGGGGTACACCCGCACCGAGATCGACTCGGTTCCGTCAGAGACCCGGTCGTCGAGCGGGCGCTCGGCGCCGTATCGAGACACGCCCTCCCCGCCGTTCAGCCGCTCGCACACCGCGAGCAGCTTGATGACGTAGCCGGCGTGCCGGGCGGCGTCCATCATCGACTTGTCGATGCCGGTGATGCCCTCGCGGTGCACCGCGTCGAGGGGCACCGTCGTGTGGAACGCGAGGCTCGCGAGGATCGCGGCCTTCTGCGCCGCGTCGTAGCCCTCGACGTCGGCCGTGGGGTCGGACTCGGCGTAGCCGAGCCGCTGCGCGTCGGCCAGCACGTCGCCGAACTCGGCACCCTCGGCGTCCATGCGGTCGAGGATGTAGTTGGTCGTGCCGTTGACGATGCCCATGATGCGCTGCACGCGGTCGCCGGCGAGCGAGTCGCGCAGCGGCCGGATGATCGGGATGGCCCCCGCGGCCGCCGCCTCGTAGTACACCTCCGCACCGACCTGGTCGGCGGCGTCGAAGATCTCGGGTCCGTGCGTGGCGAGAAGCGCCTTGTTCGCGGTGACGATGTCGGCGCCGGAGTTGATCGCCTGCAGCACGTAGGCACGCGCCGGATCGATTCCGCCCATGAGCTCGATGACGATGTCGGCGCCGAGGATGAGCGACTCCGCGTCGGTCGTGAAGAGCTCCCGCGGCAGGTCCGCGTCGCGCTTCGCGTCGACGTCGCGCACCGCGATGCCCACGAGCTCGAGGCGGGCGCCGGCGCGATCGGCCAGTTCGTCCGCGTGCTGTCGCAGCAGCGCGGCGACCTGGGAGCCCACGGCTCCGGCCCCCAGCAGTGCGACGCGGAGGCGGCGGTAGTCGGTCATGCGATCCCTTCCGTCGGAGCTTGTCCGGGCGTGCGCCCATCGTCGAGCGCGGGCGCGGCGTCGATGCCGACGTCGCGCGCGAGCAGATCGTCGATCGTCTCGCCGCGCACGATGACGCGCGCCACGCCTGCGCGCAGCGCCACCACGGGCGGCCGCGTCACGTAGTTGTAGTTGCTCGCGAGCGAGAAGCAGTAGGCGCCCGTGGCGGGCACCGCGAGCAGATCGCCGGGCGCCACGTCGGACGGCAGGTACTCGGCATCCACCACGATGTCGCCCGACTCGCAGTGCCGGCCGACCACGCGGGCCAGCACCGGATCGGCGTCGCTCGTGCGCGAGGCCACGCGCGCCGAGAACTCGGCGCCGTACAGCGCCGGCCGCGCGTTGTCGCTCATACCGCCGTCGACGCTGACGTAGAGCCTCTCGCCGCCGGCGTCGAGCGCGACGGGCTTGGTCGTGCCGACCTCGTACAGGGTCACGCCCGCGCGTCCGACGATCGCGCGTCCGGGTTCGAACGCCAGATTCGGAACCGGGATGCCGCGCACCTCGCACTGGCGTGCGACGGCGTCGGCGATGCCGACCGCGAGTTCCTCGATCGGTGTGGGGTCGTCGACCGATGTGTAGGCGATGCCGAAGCCGCCCCCGAGGTTGAGCACCGGCAGTTCGCCGCCCTCGCGCAGCTCGGCGTGCAGTGCGACCACACGCGCCGCGGACTCCTCGAAGCCGGCGGTGCCGAAGATCTGCGAGCCGATGTGGCAGTGCAGACCCACCAGGCGCAGCCCCGAGAACTCGCGGATGCGCGCGACCGCGGCCGGGGCATCCGTCAGCGTGAAGCCGAACTTCTGGTCTTCGTGCGCCGTCGCCAGGAAGTCGTGCGTCTCGGCGTGGACCCCGCTGTTGACGCGCAGCAGCACCGGCTGGGTGGCGCCACTCCGCTCGACGATCGCACCCAGGCGCTCGATCTCGATGAGGCTGTCAATCACGATCGATCCGACGCCCGCCTCGACCGCCTGCTCGAGCTCGGCGACCGACTTGTTGTTGCCGTGGAAGCCCAGCCGGGACGGATCGGCCCCCGCCGCGAGCGCCACGGCGAGCTCGCCGCCGGTGCACACATCGACGGCCAGCCCCTCCTCGGTCACCCACCGCACGACCTCGGTGCTGAGGAAGGCCTTGCCGGCGTAGTACACGCGCGCCTGCACACCGTGCAGGGCGGCAGCGGCGCGGAAGGCGTCGAGCGTGCGCCGCGCGGTCTCGCGCACGAGATCCTCATCGAGCACGTACAACGGCGTGCCGAAACGCTCGCGAAGCTCCGTCGCCGGAACGCCCCCGAGCAGGAGCACTCCCTCGTCGTCGCGGCGCGCCGTCGCGGGCCACACCTCGGGGGCGAGCCCGTTCACGTCGTCGGGCACCTGCAGCCACGCGGGAGCGGCGGAGCGGGTGTGCGGGTCGGCGGACACGGTGGACCAATCGGTGGGAGCTTCGGCGCGGTGGTCGTCCGGGAGCCCGGAAGCGGACCGGATGCCTCGGCCGGAGGGGTCACGCGCCGGGCAGTCCTTGAAGTCTAGGGCACGCGGCATCCGTCGCCCGCGTCGTGTGACGCCGCGAGTACGGCGTCACGCGCACGTGCCCTTCTCACGCAGTGACGGGTCGCTCGTGATGGCGCCGTCGACGTCGAATCCGGCCACGAGTTCCTCGCCGGCGACGGTGACGTCGGTGAGGGTCACCCCCGCCGGCAGGTACTGCGCGACGCACACCGTCCAGTCGCGCAGTACGAGGTCGGCCACCTGGCCGAACTGGTTGCGCAGCGCGTCGGCGCCGACCTCGGCGCCTGCCAGCTGGAGCGACGCCGGTGTCAGCACGATGTCGCCGTCGACCGCGGTGGGAGTCAGCGCGACGCCGATCGGCACGCCGACGCCGAACAGCTGGAGCTGCATGCTCATGGTGACGGCAGGGGCGTCGATGCCGACGGTGTCGGCCGGGAAGCCCTCGATCGTCGAGACGAGGCCGCGCAGCTGCTCCTCGTCGAGTGTGACGGTGGCGGTCGCGCCGCCCATGGCGCCGCCGCGGATCGGCACATCCTGGACGGTGACGCTCACGTCGCCTACGAACTCCCCCACCTCGACATCGTCGGAGGCCACGGTCAGCTCGTCCAGGGTGCCGCCGACGAGCTGGGGAATGATCGCGCCGGGGATGTCGACGTCGATCGGCTGGCTCGCGGGCAGCGAGAGCTGCGACCGCACCTGGTCGCGGACGACGCCGGTCACGATCTGGCGCGCGATCGCGTCGGCCGCGAACCACGCGACGATCGCGAGCGCGATCACGATGCCGAACGCCACCAGCCACGGCCACACCCGGCGCCGCGGCGCCTCGGCGTGCTCCCAGTCCGGCAGCGGCAGGGTGGGCTGGGTGTCGTCGGCGCTCATGTCGTGCCCTACATCCTCTCGGGTGCGCCCACGCCGAGGAGATCGAGACCGTTGCGCAGCACCTGCCCGGTGGCGTCGTTGAGCCACCTCCGCGTGCGGTGCACCGGCTCGACCGGCTCGTCGCCGAGCGGGATCACACGGCAGTTGTCATACCAGCGGTGGTAGAGCCCCGCCAGCTCCTCGAGGTAGCGGGCGACCCGGTGCGGCTCGCGCACCTCGGCGGCGAACGCGACGATCCGCGGGAACTCCTGCAGAGCGCCCAGCAGTGCCGACTCGGTCTCGTGCGTGAGCAGCTCGGGCGCGAACTCGGTGCGATCAACGCCCGCCGAGGCGGCGTTGCGCGCCACGTTGTGCGTGCGCGCGTGCGCGTACTGCACGTAGAACACCGGGTTGTCGTTCGTGCGCTTGCGGAGGATCTCGGGGTCGAGCGTGAGCGGCGAGTCGGCCGGGTAGCGCGCCAGCGAATACCGGAGCGCATCGGTGCCGAGCCATTCGCGCAGGTCGTCGAGCTCGATGACGTTGCCCGCGCGCTTGGAAAGCCGTGCCCCGTTGACCGACACGAGCTGCCCGATGAGCACCTCGATGTCTTTGTCGGGGTCGTCGCCGGCCGCGCCCGCGAGCGCCTTCAGGCGATGGACGTAGCCGTGATGGTCGGCGCCGAGCAGGTAGATCTTGTGCGCGAAGCCACGGTCCCCCTTGTTGAGGTAGTACGCGGCGTCGGCGGCGAAGTAGGTGTACTCGCCGTTGGAGCGGCGGATGACGCGGTCCTTGTCGTCGCCGAAGTCGGTGGTGCGCACCCAGACCGCACCCTCCTCCTCGAACACGTGGCCCTGCTGGCGCAGCCGGTCGACCGCCTCGTCGACGAGGCTCGGACCGCCGTCCTCCGGGGCGGCGTGGAGCGTGCGCTCCGAGAACCACACGTCGAAGTGCACGTTGAACTTCTCGAGCGACGCCTGCAGCTCGCCGAGCTGGAAGCCGTAGGCGAGCTCGGTCGCGACCGCGAGCTGCTCTTCGCGGTCCAGACCGGTGATGCCGGGCTGCTCGGCGACGACCCGCGACGCGAGCACCTGGATGTACGACCCCGAGTAGCCGTCCTCGGGGGCCGGCTCCTCGTTGATCGCGGCGACGACCGACCGGCCGAAGCGCTCCATCTGCGCACCCGCGTCGTTGATGTAGAACTCGCGCACCAGCGTGGCGCCGCTGGCGAGCAGCAGGCGCGCCATCGAGTCGCCGAGCGCCGCCCAGCGAGTGTGGCCGATGTGCATCGGGCCGGTGGGGTTGGCGCTGACGAACTCGAGGTTGATCGTGTTGCCCCGCTGCGAGTCGTTCGTGCCGAACGCCGCCCCGGCGTCGACGATGGTCTTCGCGAGCGCGCCGGCGGCCGCGGCATCCAGGCGGATGTTGATGAAGCCGGGCCCGGCGACCTCGACGCCGGCGATGCCGTCGACCTGCGCGAGGCCCTCGGCGATCTGGGCGGCGAACTCTCGCGGGTTCGCGCCGACCGCCTTCGCGAGCTTCAGCGCTGCGTTGGACGCCCAGTCGCCGTGATCGCGGTTCTTGGGGCGCTCCAGCGGCAGGTCGGCCGCCGTCAGTCCCTCGGCCGCCCCGGGGCGTCGCGCCTCGGCGAGCGGGGCGACGACGGCGAGCAGTGCGGCGGAGAGGGCTTCGGGTGTCATAGCCGCACCAGTCTAGTTGCGCGCCCGGTGGGCCCCGTCCGGGAGGATCGCGTGGGCGCGAGCGTTTCGTCTCGATCGCTGCGCCCCGCACCCCCCGGTCGTCGAGCGAGCGAAGCGAGACGAAACGTCCCACACCCCGCCCCCCGGTCGTTGAGCGAGCGAAGCGAGACGAAACGTCCTGCACCGCGTCGCACGCCGGTTCCGTCGCGCGGCGGGTCAGGCGAGCTGCACGAGCTCCGCGAGCTGGTCGGGTGCGGGATCGGATGCCGCGTCCAGCGGCACCAGCCGGGCGTCGACGCGCAGTCGCTTCAGCCCGACATAGCCGCCGTGATAGCTGAGGAACGCGCAGTCGGCGGCATCGCGGCCGGTCGCGATGCGCACGAGCGACCGGCGGTTCGCGAGACGCGTCGCGTCGATCGCGTACCACGCGCCGTCGAGGTACGCCTCGGCGACCGCATGGAAGTCCATCGGACGCAGCCCCGGCGCGTAGCACGCGGCATAGCGGGCGGGCATGTCCATCGCCCGCAGCAGGGCGATCACGACGTGTGCGTAGTCGCGGCACACGCCCTGGCCGGTCATCAGGGTCGTCACCGCGCTGTCGGTCCCCTGGCTGAGACCGGGCGTGTAGGTGGTGCTCGTGGCGACGAACTCCGACACGGCGGCGATGAGGTCGTGACCCGACAGCCCGTTGAACTGGCGGCGGGCCTGCTGGAACACCTCGTCGGACTGGCAGTACCGGCTCGGGCGGAGGTAGGTGATGGTCTCGAGATCGCTCGTGCGGTTCGCCGCGGCCGTCCCGTCGACGGTCGCCTCGTAGCGGACCTCGAGCGTGCCGGGCTCGCCGGTGAGACGGTGCAGCCGGCTGCCGGACTGGTCGACGATCTCGGTCGGCGTGTACACGCGATCGCCCTGCGTGAACGTCAGCCGCTCGTCCGAGACCGGTGCCGCCTGAGCGACGGCGATCTGGAAGATGAGGTCGACGGAAGCCCCCAGATCGAGGTCCATCTCGGCGGTCACGACGCGTTGCACCGGAGTATCCTCGCACGCGCCGACGGATGGTTCGGCCACGGTTCTCAGCGACGCCGCCTGACACGCCGACGGCACGGCCGATCCTCAGGTTCTCCCCGTGTTTCCGCGTGATCGCGCCCCATGGCGATCGACGCAGCCGGCGTGACTTACCCTCTATGCATGCACGTGCCCGGTCGCCTCCGCGGACGGCGGCCGGGGCCACGCGCCCGGGGCCTCCGGCCGGCGCCTGAGCGTCCGACGGCGTGGGCGTGGGGATGGCTCAGTCTCGCGGGCGCCGCGCTCGCCGTCGCGGCCGTGTGCGCCGTGAGCCTGCTGCGTCCGTGGGCCGCCACCGAACCGGCGGTTCCGGCATCCGTCGCCGCCGACTCGGGACCGGCCGCCGCGATCGCGCCCGCCCCGCTCTCGCTGCCGGATGACGCGCGCGTCCTCGTGTTCGGCGACTCCTGGGTCTACGGCTCGGCCGCGACGACGCCGTCGCTCGGCTTCGCCTACCGCCTGGCCGACGAGCTCGGCGTCGAGACCCTCGTCGACGGGGTGCGCGGCAGCGGCTACCTCAAGCCGGGCCTCGGCGGCCCGGCGTACGGCGAGCGCATCGCCGCGCTCGACCCGGCCCGTGAACCGGACCTCGTCGTCGTCGAAGGCTCGATCAACGATCGGCGCCTGCATCCGGACGGATACCGGGATGCCGTGACCGCTGCGTGGGACGCCCTCGCGGCCCGTTTTCCCGACGCCGACATCGTGATCCTGGGCCCCGCCCCGCAGGTGCTGCCGGTCGAGGCGGCGACGCGCCGCATCGACGACGACCTCCGGGCGCTCGCCGCCGAGCGGGGCTGGTGGTACCTCTCGCCCATCGCCGAGGAGTGGATCACCGACGCCAACTACCTCGACGTCATCGACACCGGCCCGATCGGCCGCGACCACCCGTCGACCGACGGCCACGCCTACCTCGCCGTGCGTCTGGCCGAGGCGATCCGCGCCATGAGCGCCCCCTCCGAC comes from Microbacterium cremeum and encodes:
- a CDS encoding arginine--tRNA ligase, coding for MTPEALSAALLAVVAPLAEARRPGAAEGLTAADLPLERPKNRDHGDWASNAALKLAKAVGANPREFAAQIAEGLAQVDGIAGVEVAGPGFINIRLDAAAAGALAKTIVDAGAAFGTNDSQRGNTINLEFVSANPTGPMHIGHTRWAALGDSMARLLLASGATLVREFYINDAGAQMERFGRSVVAAINEEPAPEDGYSGSYIQVLASRVVAEQPGITGLDREEQLAVATELAYGFQLGELQASLEKFNVHFDVWFSERTLHAAPEDGGPSLVDEAVDRLRQQGHVFEEEGAVWVRTTDFGDDKDRVIRRSNGEYTYFAADAAYYLNKGDRGFAHKIYLLGADHHGYVHRLKALAGAAGDDPDKDIEVLIGQLVSVNGARLSKRAGNVIELDDLREWLGTDALRYSLARYPADSPLTLDPEILRKRTNDNPVFYVQYAHARTHNVARNAASAGVDRTEFAPELLTHETESALLGALQEFPRIVAFAAEVREPHRVARYLEELAGLYHRWYDNCRVIPLGDEPVEPVHRTRRWLNDATGQVLRNGLDLLGVGAPERM
- the thrB gene encoding homoserine kinase; this encodes MNAAVVPAPGRRVVVRVPATSANLGPGFDTLGLALSVYDELDVTALREGELDIEVHGAGAADVPRDASHLVVRAIAYAYESVGRRMPGLRLVAKNVIPHGRGLGSSGAAVVSGLLAAKGLLDGDVEFGPDTLLRLATELEGHPDNVAPALFGGLTIAWVDEDGPQHKKLLVHRGVSPLVLVPEFTMSTKLARSLQPMQVPREDAVFNVSRSALLIAALTQSPELLQAATEDKLHQNYRAGAMPETDRLVRALRAEGFAAVVSGAGPSVLVLADGPGRRLEAAALATAVTDTPWEALMLAVDFKGGTVREYAEGST
- the lysA gene encoding diaminopimelate decarboxylase, with protein sequence MSADPHTRSAAPAWLQVPDDVNGLAPEVWPATARRDDEGVLLLGGVPATELRERFGTPLYVLDEDLVRETARRTLDAFRAAAALHGVQARVYYAGKAFLSTEVVRWVTEEGLAVDVCTGGELAVALAAGADPSRLGFHGNNKSVAELEQAVEAGVGSIVIDSLIEIERLGAIVERSGATQPVLLRVNSGVHAETHDFLATAHEDQKFGFTLTDAPAAVARIREFSGLRLVGLHCHIGSQIFGTAGFEESAARVVALHAELREGGELPVLNLGGGFGIAYTSVDDPTPIEELAVGIADAVARQCEVRGIPVPNLAFEPGRAIVGRAGVTLYEVGTTKPVALDAGGERLYVSVDGGMSDNARPALYGAEFSARVASRTSDADPVLARVVGRHCESGDIVVDAEYLPSDVAPGDLLAVPATGAYCFSLASNYNYVTRPPVVALRAGVARVIVRGETIDDLLARDVGIDAAPALDDGRTPGQAPTEGIA
- the thrC gene encoding threonine synthase; this encodes MAHVWRGVLREYADRLGVTDTSTVVTLGEGGTPLLPAPALSRRTGTDVWVKFEGMNPTGSFKDRGMTVAVSRAIDHGAQAVICASTGNTSASAAAYAAHAGITAAVLVPEGKIAMGKLSQAVAHNGRLIQIRGNFDDCLEIARELADHYPVHLVNSVNPDRIDGQKTAAYEVVEQLGDAPDFHFIPVGNAGNYTAYTRGYREEADSGVSTRVPRMFGFQAAGSAPLVRGEVVKDPETVASAIRIGNPASWHLALEARDATDGWFGAIEDERILAAQKLLAGEVGIFVEPASAISVAGLLDRVEAGIVPKGARVVLTVTGHGLKDPQWALRNADGSQVEPTVVDATTSEVASVLDLVPAAVAEPVDVQGPHA
- a CDS encoding DUF2993 domain-containing protein, which codes for MSADDTQPTLPLPDWEHAEAPRRRVWPWLVAFGIVIALAIVAWFAADAIARQIVTGVVRDQVRSQLSLPASQPIDVDIPGAIIPQLVGGTLDELTVASDDVEVGEFVGDVSVTVQDVPIRGGAMGGATATVTLDEEQLRGLVSTIEGFPADTVGIDAPAVTMSMQLQLFGVGVPIGVALTPTAVDGDIVLTPASLQLAGAEVGADALRNQFGQVADLVLRDWTVCVAQYLPAGVTLTDVTVAGEELVAGFDVDGAITSDPSLREKGTCA
- a CDS encoding homoserine dehydrogenase — its product is MTDYRRLRVALLGAGAVGSQVAALLRQHADELADRAGARLELVGIAVRDVDAKRDADLPRELFTTDAESLILGADIVIELMGGIDPARAYVLQAINSGADIVTANKALLATHGPEIFDAADQVGAEVYYEAAAAGAIPIIRPLRDSLAGDRVQRIMGIVNGTTNYILDRMDAEGAEFGDVLADAQRLGYAESDPTADVEGYDAAQKAAILASLAFHTTVPLDAVHREGITGIDKSMMDAARHAGYVIKLLAVCERLNGGEGVSRYGAERPLDDRVSDGTESISVRVYPALIERGHPLASVHGANNAVFVQAEAAGNLMFYGAGAGGVQTASAVLGDVVSAARRHIAGGVGVGESTLANLPIVPIGRVTTRYQITLEVDDQPGVLATVAGILSEGRVSIATVEQTVAGEEADIARLVIGTHKALEQDLSETVDRLAASGVVERVVSVLRVEGN
- the rho gene encoding transcription termination factor Rho, encoding MESISEIHADVPADERAEAPEAVENSGIAVEQSDVAETVAEVAVEEAEAADEVAEEAVVEAIVADAEEAVAAAADEQTEAAQAVAEEAVDAALAAEAAAEEAVAEAVVADAIADEAVAEAVVAEEAPAEAPAEEAPVAKAPRKRAPRRAKSGDAAPAAAAAEEAPAAPAEAAEAPAEAAETPAESAEPPAASAEAAETQPAKRPARRGRAQAGKAKAAPADDAEAAASVEVPAETVGDTDEATGDEGRQATESTEADGAETPSRGRNRSRNRNRNRGQTGQNGDRPNGQAAAPAEPAKPEQADDDQPAQGGARGRQRNKRRGQNTTDEFETEIGEDDVLIPIAGILDVLDNYAFVRTTGYLPGQSDVYVSLGQVKKYNLRKGDAVVGAIKQPREGEQSSRQKYNALVKVDAINGLSVEDAATRVEFGKLTPLYPQERLRLETAPEKLTQRIIDLVAPIGKGQRGLIVAPPKAGKTIVLQQIANAIATNNPEVHLMVVLVDERPEEVTDMQRTVKGEVIASTFDRPAEDHTTVAELAIERAKRLVELGRDVVVLLDSITRLGRAYNISAPTSGRVLTGGVDASALYPPKRFFGAARNIENGGSLTILATALVETGSKMDDVIFEEFKGTGNSELRLNRQLADKRIFPAVDVNASSTRREEMLLSPDEVKITWKLRRALAGLEPQQALEVVLGKLKETQSNVEFLVQMQKSIPAPARDAHGGGHSHAHDNSIR